A DNA window from Ovis aries strain OAR_USU_Benz2616 breed Rambouillet chromosome 7, ARS-UI_Ramb_v3.0, whole genome shotgun sequence contains the following coding sequences:
- the FAM98B gene encoding protein FAM98B: MRGPDPGPEPTMEGDVLDTLEALGYKGPLLEEQALTKAAESGLSSPEFSELCVWLSSQIKSLCNLEESITSAGRDDLESFQLEISGFLKEMACPYSVLISGDIKDRLKKKDDCLKLLLFLSTELQALQILQNKKCKNSQFDKNSEIYQEVQAICDTLGIPKSTTSDIPLMLNQVESKVKDTLSKVQKNHVGKPLLKIDLNLEQAEKLERINDALSSEYECRRRMLMKRLDVTVQSFGWSDRAKLKTDDIARIYQPKRYALSPKTTITLAHLLAAREDLSKIIRTSSGSSREKTACAINKVLMGRVPDRGGRPNEIEPPPPEMPPWQKRQEGGGRGGWGGGGGRGGGGSGRGGGGGWGGGGGGGWGGAGGGGGRGGGFQGRGDYGGRGDYGGRGGYGGRGGYGGRGYGDPYGGGGGGYRRY, encoded by the exons ATGAGAGGGCCGGATCCGGGTCCCGAACCTACGATGGAGGGGGACGTGCTGGATACTCTAGAGGCGCTGGG gtATAAGGGACCACTGTTAGAAGAGCAAGCGCTTACAAAGGCAGCAGAGAGTGGACTGTCTTCACCTGAATTTTCAGAGCTCTGTGTTTGGTTAAGCTCTCAAATAAAATCACTGTGCAACTTGGAAGAAAGTATCACTTCAGCTG ggaGAGATGATCTAGAAAGCTTCCAGCTTGAGATAagtggctttttaaaagaaatggcaTGTCCATATTCTGTACTCATATCTGGAGATATTAAAGACCGCTTAAAAAAGAAGGATGATTGTTTGAAACTACTGT tatttttAAGTACAGAGCTTCAAGCTTTACAGATACTACAGAACAAGAAGTGTAAAAATTCTCAATTCGATAAAAATAGTGAAATTTATCAGGAAGTTCAGGCTATCTGCGATACCCTTGGGATTCCCAAGTCAACAACTTCTGACATTCCGCTTATGCTAAACCAAGTGGAATCAAAG gTGAAAGATACTCTCTCAAAAGTCCAGAAAAATCATGTGGGAAAACCACTGCTGAAAATTGATTTAAATCTGGAACAGGCG gaaaaactggaaagaatCAATGATGCTCTTTCAAGTGAATATGAGTGCCGCCGGCGGATGTTGATGAAACGATTAGATGTGACAGTGCAGTCCTTTGGGTGGTCTGATAGAGCAAAG TTAAAAACAGATGACATAGCAAGAATTTACCAACCTAAGCGTTATGCTTTGTCACCCAAGACAACAATAACCTTGGCACATTTACTTGCTGCCCGTGAAGATCTGTCGAAGATCATCAGGACAAGTAGTGGATCCAGCCGGGAGAAGACAGCATGTGCCATTAATAAG GTGCTGATGGGAAGGGTGCCTGACAGGGGAGGACGGCCGAATGAAATTGAACCACCACCCCCTGAGATGCCGCCTTGGCAAAAGAGACAGGAAGGCGGTggaaggggtgggtggggtgggggaggtggcagaggaggtggtgggagtgggagaggtggtggaggcgggtggggagggggagggggaggggggtggggcggggccgggggagggggtggtagAGGAGGAGGTTTCCAAGGCAGGGGAGATTATGGTGGGAGGGGAGATTATGGTGGAAGAGGAGGCtatggaggaagaggaggctaTGGTGGAAGAGGTTACGGAGATCCGTatggaggaggtggtggtggataTAGAAGATACTAA